ACTATCACCGTGACCATTTCGGCACGACCTGGGACATCAAGGACGTGAACGGCGAACCGGCTCACACCGGCTGCGTCGCCTTCGGCATGGACCGTCTGGCAGTTGCCATGTTCCACACCCACGGCACCGATACTGCCAAATGGCCGAAGAAAGTCCGCGAATTCCTGGCGATGTAATTTCGCTAGAGATTAAATGCAACAGGCCCGGAGCAATCCGGGCCTTTTTATTTTGATCTCGCAGATGAGGACTCTTAAGCCGTATTCCCGGCGTCCACCGTCATCACCGTGCCGGTAATATTCCGCCCGCCATCGCCCATCAGGAATTCCACCATGCGAGCAATATCGTCAGTCTCCGCCAACCGCCGCAACGCCGAGCGCCCAGCAATCTTGGTCATGGCGGCTTCGTCCATGCCCTTGGTCAGCTCCGTCGCGATGAATCCCGGCGCCACGACATTCACCGTGATGCCCATCTTTCCCACTTCGCGTGCCAGCGAGCGGGTGAAGCCCTCCAGTGCGGCCTTGGTTGCTCCGTACACTGACAAAGCATTGTAACCCGTCGATCCGATGATCGAGCCCATATTGATGATGCGGCCTGCACCGTCAGACAGCATGTGCCGCACCAGATATTTGGTCAGCACGATCGGCGCTTCGACATTCACCCGCAGCAATTCCGAAATCTGGCTTTCATACATCGTCGCCAGAACGCCTTCGGTGCCAATGCCCGCATTGTTGACGAGCCCATAAACCGGGCCCAGCTCCTTGCGCAAATCGCGCAGGAAATTCGGAAAGGTCTCAATCGCCTTCACATCCAGCGCCCTGAAATGAATGGGGCCGGCCTTGTTCGCTTCCGCTTCCTTGATCGCCGCCGTCAGCACTTCGCTTTCCGAGCGCGCCACCGCAATCACCTGATAGCCGGCGTTCGAAAGCCGCTTCACGATGGCCAGGCCAATGCCGCGGCTTCCGCCGGTGACGAGAACATTACGCAAGATGGCGCACCAATTTTCCGTTTGCTGAAACTTCAATCACCGGCACCAGCGAAATCAGCGCCGGCACCTTGTGCGCCGGCAGCTTG
This Aestuariivirga litoralis DNA region includes the following protein-coding sequences:
- a CDS encoding SDR family NAD(P)-dependent oxidoreductase, with the translated sequence MRNVLVTGGSRGIGLAIVKRLSNAGYQVIAVARSESEVLTAAIKEAEANKAGPIHFRALDVKAIETFPNFLRDLRKELGPVYGLVNNAGIGTEGVLATMYESQISELLRVNVEAPIVLTKYLVRHMLSDGAGRIINMGSIIGSTGYNALSVYGATKAALEGFTRSLAREVGKMGITVNVVAPGFIATELTKGMDEAAMTKIAGRSALRRLAETDDIARMVEFLMGDGGRNITGTVMTVDAGNTA